The following proteins are co-located in the Pseudoalteromonas sp. N1230-9 genome:
- a CDS encoding cell division protein FtsQ/DivIB, translated as MHHFLEKAQQLKQRLNWSLIFGVSFFLIVIFSLVKITTGVSDWLVENKDAQIKHLAVQGEPKYTDEKAIISAIKKADLSSFFELDVKHVQRLVQSLPWVATASVRKQWPDTIQVYVVEHEAVAHWNDDLLLNQSGEVFQASSDKLPSTLPKLYGPEGSEIEAWTAFGQFKAMLKVNNLELTSLALSERFSWQLWLDNGIRLNLGRKEKAKRVQRFIDVYPRMEQRVNAQIDVVDLRYDTGLAVSWKPLQEEQLENKSKA; from the coding sequence ATGCATCACTTTTTAGAAAAAGCACAACAGTTAAAGCAGCGGCTCAATTGGTCGTTGATCTTTGGCGTGAGCTTTTTTCTCATCGTGATTTTTAGTTTGGTTAAAATCACTACCGGTGTGTCAGATTGGTTGGTCGAAAATAAAGATGCGCAAATAAAGCATTTAGCTGTACAAGGTGAGCCTAAGTATACGGATGAAAAGGCAATTATTAGCGCAATAAAAAAAGCCGACTTATCGAGTTTTTTTGAATTGGATGTTAAACATGTGCAACGCTTAGTACAAAGTTTGCCTTGGGTGGCGACTGCATCGGTCAGAAAGCAGTGGCCAGACACCATTCAAGTGTATGTGGTTGAGCATGAAGCGGTTGCACATTGGAATGATGATTTATTGTTAAATCAGTCTGGTGAAGTGTTTCAAGCAAGCAGTGATAAATTACCAAGTACATTACCCAAGCTTTATGGCCCTGAGGGGAGTGAGATAGAAGCATGGACGGCATTTGGTCAATTTAAAGCGATGCTAAAAGTGAATAATTTAGAGCTAACAAGCCTCGCGCTTTCAGAGCGTTTTTCATGGCAGCTGTGGCTTGATAATGGCATTCGCCTTAATTTGGGGCGTAAAGAAAAAGCAAAGCGTGTACAACGTTTTATAGATGTGTATCCGCGCATGGAACAACGTGTAAATGCACAAATTGATGTTGTTGATTTACGGTACGATACCGGTCTTGCAGTGAGCTGGAAGCCACTGCAAGAGGAACAATTAGAAAATAAGAGTAAGGCATGA
- a CDS encoding D-alanine--D-alanine ligase, producing MSQLSDKFGKVAVLFGGTSAEREVSLKSGQAVLNALQSVGVDAIAFDPKDQPLWQLKELNIERVFIALHGRGGEDGTIQGALEFMGIPYTGSDVLGSALAMDKVRCKHLFKAMGLSTAPYAVVDSRYEFDSQAIINEFGKVMVKPSHEGSSIGMAEASNAEQLDTALNAAFKFDSQVLVEQWITGREFTVAVLGHDVQPVIEMTTPNGFYDYQAKYQSSTTQYHCPADISVQETELLQDMALKAFDLVGASGWGRVDAMRDEQGNFYLLEVNTVPGMTEKSLVPMAAKANGASFEQLVVRILEQTL from the coding sequence ATGAGCCAGTTAAGCGACAAATTTGGCAAAGTAGCAGTGCTTTTTGGCGGCACATCTGCGGAACGAGAAGTTTCTCTAAAATCAGGCCAAGCTGTATTGAATGCTTTGCAAAGTGTGGGCGTTGATGCCATTGCTTTTGATCCAAAAGATCAGCCTTTGTGGCAATTAAAAGAGCTAAACATTGAACGTGTGTTCATTGCTCTACATGGTCGCGGTGGTGAAGACGGTACTATTCAAGGTGCTCTTGAGTTTATGGGGATTCCTTATACCGGTAGTGATGTTTTAGGCTCAGCACTGGCGATGGATAAAGTACGCTGTAAACACTTGTTTAAAGCAATGGGCTTAAGTACCGCTCCTTATGCTGTTGTTGATAGCCGCTATGAGTTTGATAGCCAAGCAATTATTAATGAATTTGGCAAAGTGATGGTTAAGCCGTCACATGAAGGCTCAAGCATTGGTATGGCTGAGGCGAGTAACGCAGAGCAACTAGATACTGCGCTCAACGCTGCATTTAAGTTTGATAGTCAAGTGCTTGTTGAGCAGTGGATCACGGGGCGTGAGTTTACCGTTGCTGTGCTTGGACACGATGTTCAGCCGGTCATTGAAATGACCACGCCAAATGGTTTTTATGACTATCAAGCTAAGTATCAGTCAAGTACAACTCAGTACCATTGCCCTGCGGATATATCTGTGCAAGAAACTGAACTGTTGCAAGATATGGCATTAAAAGCATTTGATTTAGTCGGGGCCAGCGGTTGGGGACGTGTCGATGCGATGCGCGATGAGCAAGGTAATTTTTACTTACTCGAAGTCAATACAGTTCCTGGCATGACTGAAAAATCATTGGTACCAATGGCAGCAAAAGCCAACGGAGCGAGTTTTGAGCAATTAGTTGTTCGCATTTTGGAGCAAACCCTTTAA
- the murC gene encoding UDP-N-acetylmuramate--L-alanine ligase translates to MKENNTRPAMRRIDTIHFVGIGGAGMGGIAEVLAFEGYRITGSDIAHSAMTERLIHVGAEVFIGHDENNVKDASVVVVSSAINEQNPEIKAARAARIPIVRRAEMLAELMRFRHGIAVAGTHGKTTTTSLIASIYAQAGLDPTFIIGGLLNSAGSNAKVGKSDFLIAEADESDASFLHLQPMVSVITNVEEDHMDTYGGSLEKMKDTYVDFIHNLPFYGLAVVCIDSDVAAELIPRFGRPVITYGESTDADYRMLNFSQTANTCSFDVVNKQGESLPVTLNMPGKHNALNATAAIAVAKDQHIANQAILEALAQFEGVGRRFQHYGTFDNERGNVMLVDDYGHHPSEVAATIAAVREGWPDKRLVMVYQPHRYSRTRDLYEDFVKVLADVDQLLLLDVYSAGEEPIVGADSKSLCRSLRQRGKEPIHVANSSELAGVLANLLQDNDLVLTQGAGNIGQLVKTLAATNLSIEQLKQVNV, encoded by the coding sequence ATGAAAGAAAACAACACGCGCCCTGCGATGCGTCGTATCGACACCATCCACTTTGTCGGAATTGGCGGTGCAGGGATGGGTGGTATTGCCGAAGTACTTGCTTTTGAAGGTTACCGTATTACTGGCTCTGATATTGCGCACAGTGCGATGACTGAGCGCTTAATTCATGTTGGCGCAGAAGTGTTTATTGGCCATGATGAAAACAATGTAAAAGATGCCAGCGTTGTGGTGGTATCAAGTGCAATCAATGAGCAAAACCCCGAAATTAAAGCGGCCAGAGCAGCGCGTATCCCTATTGTTCGCCGTGCAGAAATGCTTGCTGAGCTAATGCGTTTTCGCCACGGTATTGCTGTGGCAGGAACACACGGTAAAACAACTACAACCAGCTTAATCGCGAGTATTTATGCGCAAGCAGGTCTTGATCCAACCTTTATAATTGGTGGTCTTTTAAATAGCGCAGGTAGTAATGCCAAAGTCGGTAAGAGTGATTTCTTGATTGCAGAAGCCGATGAAAGTGATGCATCATTTTTGCATTTACAACCTATGGTATCGGTGATCACGAATGTTGAAGAAGATCACATGGATACCTATGGTGGCAGCTTAGAGAAGATGAAAGATACCTATGTCGATTTCATCCACAACCTGCCATTTTACGGTCTCGCCGTTGTCTGTATCGATTCAGACGTTGCTGCTGAGCTTATTCCACGTTTTGGCCGCCCAGTGATCACCTATGGTGAGTCAACGGATGCAGATTATAGAATGCTTAACTTCAGTCAAACAGCTAACACATGCTCGTTCGATGTTGTGAATAAACAAGGTGAAAGCTTACCTGTAACTTTAAATATGCCTGGTAAGCACAACGCTTTAAATGCAACAGCGGCTATTGCTGTTGCCAAAGATCAGCATATTGCTAACCAAGCGATTTTAGAGGCGCTTGCGCAGTTTGAAGGAGTGGGTCGTCGTTTTCAGCATTACGGCACTTTTGATAATGAACGTGGTAATGTCATGTTGGTGGACGACTATGGTCATCATCCATCAGAAGTTGCAGCAACCATTGCGGCAGTGCGCGAAGGTTGGCCTGATAAGCGCTTAGTGATGGTTTATCAGCCTCACCGCTATAGCCGTACACGTGACTTGTATGAAGATTTCGTGAAAGTATTGGCAGATGTCGATCAACTTTTATTACTTGATGTGTATTCAGCAGGTGAAGAGCCAATAGTCGGAGCCGATAGTAAGAGTTTATGCCGTAGTTTGCGTCAACGAGGCAAAGAGCCTATTCATGTTGCCAATAGCTCTGAGCTTGCAGGCGTTCTTGCTAACCTTCTGCAAGATAATGATTTAGTATTAACTCAAGGTGCTGGTAACATTGGTCAGTTAGTTAAGACGCTCGCGGCTACTAACTTATCTATTGAACAACTGAAGCAGGTAAATGTATGA
- the murG gene encoding undecaprenyldiphospho-muramoylpentapeptide beta-N-acetylglucosaminyltransferase: MSKKLLVVAGGTGGHIFPGIAVADFLKQQGWQVSWIGTPDRMEATVVPKHNIEIDFIDVKGVRGNGIKRLIKAPFMVMNAIFQARKILKAQRPDVVLAMGGYVTGPTGVAAKSLGIPLVIHEQNAVAGMSNRWLAKFASKVLAAFPSAFAKGQCEVVGNPVRTSVAQVSAKQTSTPTNILVVGGSLGAQVLNHTLPAVFSALSAQTTLNIWHQTGKNNEQKVTADYQQLGLAESTKVAEFIDDMDSAYQWADLVICRAGALTVSEIAAAGRMALFVPFPHAVDDHQTANAAYLVNSGAALMMQQNAFSKEAVVDLLTPYLIAPEKISIMASKAKQLAILDATAKVANRCEQLVDRRDS, from the coding sequence ATGAGTAAAAAATTACTTGTTGTTGCCGGTGGTACTGGTGGACATATTTTTCCAGGCATTGCAGTGGCTGACTTTCTCAAACAGCAAGGCTGGCAGGTTAGCTGGATTGGTACACCTGATCGAATGGAAGCAACTGTGGTCCCTAAGCACAATATTGAAATTGATTTTATCGATGTCAAAGGGGTGCGAGGCAATGGTATTAAACGGCTAATTAAAGCACCATTTATGGTGATGAATGCGATTTTTCAAGCGCGTAAAATTTTAAAAGCACAACGCCCTGATGTGGTACTTGCAATGGGCGGTTATGTGACAGGACCAACAGGGGTTGCAGCGAAAAGCTTAGGTATCCCGTTAGTGATTCATGAGCAAAATGCAGTCGCTGGTATGAGTAATCGTTGGTTAGCTAAGTTTGCCAGCAAAGTCTTAGCGGCTTTTCCTTCAGCATTTGCTAAGGGACAGTGCGAGGTAGTCGGTAATCCAGTGAGGACAAGTGTTGCTCAAGTCAGTGCCAAACAAACAAGCACACCCACTAATATATTAGTTGTGGGGGGATCGTTGGGAGCGCAGGTGCTTAATCACACTTTACCTGCTGTATTCAGTGCACTTTCAGCGCAAACAACGCTTAATATATGGCACCAAACCGGAAAAAATAATGAACAAAAAGTCACGGCAGACTATCAACAACTAGGTCTTGCTGAAAGTACGAAAGTGGCTGAGTTTATTGATGATATGGATAGTGCGTATCAATGGGCTGATTTGGTTATTTGCCGTGCTGGTGCATTAACGGTTAGTGAGATTGCTGCAGCAGGTCGAATGGCATTATTTGTGCCGTTCCCACACGCAGTGGATGACCATCAAACTGCTAATGCTGCTTATTTAGTTAACTCAGGTGCTGCACTGATGATGCAACAAAACGCGTTTTCTAAAGAGGCGGTGGTGGATTTGTTGACACCGTACTTAATTGCACCAGAAAAAATTTCCATAATGGCAAGCAAAGCAAAACAGCTTGCTATTTTAGATGCCACAGCCAAGGTTGCAAACCGCTGTGAGCAGCTAGTAGATAGAAGAGATTCGTAG
- the ftsW gene encoding cell division protein FtsW encodes MIAFADIRDALTPKQSAQLYDVPLLYCMIMLIGVGFVMVTSASMPTAERLFDDPYHIIIRHAMFLVMGFILFWITTNVPMDWWKRSNPYLLLLGLALLLLVLVVGREVNGAKRWIPIGPVGFQVAEAAKLYFFSYIAGYLVRKREEVQENLKGFAKPMVVFGAYALLILLQPDLGTVVVLFVTTVGLLFLAGAKLWQFFVLILTGVAAVVGLIIAEPYRMARVVGFLEPWEDPFGKGYQLVQSLMAYSQGGWFGQGLGNSVQKLQYLPEAHNDFIFAVIGEELGFFGVMSILCVLAVLVFRALLIGQKALKCGKEYEGYFAFAIGIWFAFQTMVNVGASAGILPTKGLTLPFISYGGSSLLVMTIATGVLLRIDFETKMATKQATSGGKR; translated from the coding sequence ATGATTGCATTTGCAGATATCCGTGACGCATTAACACCTAAACAGTCAGCACAGCTTTATGATGTCCCCTTATTGTATTGCATGATAATGCTGATTGGTGTTGGTTTTGTCATGGTAACCAGTGCTTCGATGCCTACCGCTGAAAGGTTATTTGACGACCCTTACCATATCATTATTCGCCATGCGATGTTCCTTGTTATGGGGTTTATCTTATTTTGGATCACAACCAATGTACCTATGGATTGGTGGAAACGAAGTAATCCCTATTTGTTATTACTTGGCCTTGCTTTGCTTTTATTAGTTCTTGTTGTAGGTCGCGAAGTGAATGGTGCAAAACGCTGGATCCCGATTGGGCCTGTGGGTTTTCAGGTTGCAGAAGCGGCTAAATTATACTTTTTTAGTTACATCGCTGGCTACTTGGTTCGTAAGCGAGAAGAAGTGCAAGAAAACTTAAAAGGCTTCGCAAAGCCTATGGTGGTATTTGGTGCATATGCTTTATTAATTTTATTACAACCTGACTTGGGTACCGTGGTGGTACTATTTGTTACGACGGTGGGCCTATTATTTTTAGCCGGTGCGAAGCTGTGGCAGTTTTTTGTATTGATTTTAACAGGCGTTGCTGCCGTTGTCGGATTGATCATTGCTGAACCTTACCGTATGGCACGTGTTGTAGGCTTTTTAGAGCCGTGGGAAGACCCGTTTGGTAAAGGATATCAACTCGTGCAGTCGCTAATGGCATACAGCCAAGGGGGCTGGTTTGGGCAAGGTTTGGGTAACAGCGTACAAAAATTGCAGTACCTACCAGAAGCGCATAATGACTTTATTTTTGCTGTAATTGGCGAAGAACTCGGCTTTTTTGGGGTTATGAGTATTTTATGTGTGTTGGCTGTTTTGGTATTCAGAGCATTATTAATTGGTCAAAAGGCACTTAAATGCGGAAAAGAGTATGAAGGCTATTTTGCGTTTGCGATAGGTATTTGGTTTGCTTTTCAAACCATGGTGAATGTCGGCGCGAGTGCCGGTATTTTGCCAACCAAAGGCTTAACACTGCCATTTATTTCTTATGGTGGTTCAAGCTTATTAGTAATGACGATAGCCACAGGTGTACTTTTACGTATTGACTTTGAAACTAAAATGGCGACCAAGCAAGCGACTTCAGGAGGTAAGCGATGA
- the murD gene encoding UDP-N-acetylmuramoyl-L-alanine--D-glutamate ligase, with translation MTVINEIKNRKITVLGLGVTGLGIVRFLLSQNIKPIVVDSRTAPPGADWLSEHASELTTHFGDLNNAHLSSNDIIIISPGLSLATPAVANAIDAGVEVIGDVELFARLTNKPIVAVTGSNGKSTVVTLAFEVLKAAGYKVGLGGNIGTAVLDLLSQDYDVYVLELSSFQLDTTHSLKAKSACVLNVSEDHLDRYSSYQAYIDSKQSIYNGSELAVVNAIDVATHTAKQPQVSFALAHADYALIEHQGEHYFAAHGKPVLPASSLKVVGSHNQQNALAVMALLSPFDITVAHYEQAFGAFTGLAHRCQFVAEIKGVKYFNDSKATNVGATIAAIESLADQAKQLVVIAGGDAKGADLDALKPYLTNKVKALVCFGKDAKALVALSDKGHLTTNMHEAVQLAKKLSVDGDIVLLAPACASIDMYNNYMQRGDDFTQCVLAEAV, from the coding sequence ATGACAGTTATTAACGAGATAAAAAATAGAAAAATTACAGTGCTCGGACTCGGTGTAACCGGTCTGGGCATTGTGCGTTTTTTATTATCTCAGAATATAAAGCCAATTGTTGTTGATAGCCGCACAGCGCCACCGGGTGCAGATTGGTTAAGCGAGCATGCTAGTGAGTTAACGACTCACTTTGGTGATTTAAATAATGCCCACCTGAGCAGCAATGACATTATTATCATCAGTCCAGGTCTAAGCTTAGCGACACCGGCTGTCGCAAACGCAATTGATGCTGGTGTGGAAGTGATTGGTGATGTTGAGTTGTTCGCGCGCCTAACAAATAAACCCATTGTGGCAGTGACGGGCTCAAATGGTAAGTCGACCGTTGTTACATTAGCGTTTGAAGTGCTTAAAGCTGCCGGTTATAAAGTAGGCCTTGGCGGTAACATTGGCACTGCGGTGCTTGATTTACTGTCGCAAGACTACGATGTGTATGTACTTGAGCTGTCGAGTTTTCAACTTGATACCACGCACAGCTTAAAAGCCAAAAGCGCTTGCGTACTTAATGTGAGCGAAGATCATTTAGATCGTTATTCAAGCTACCAAGCTTATATAGATTCAAAACAAAGTATTTATAACGGATCAGAGCTTGCTGTCGTCAATGCTATTGATGTGGCAACGCACACAGCAAAACAACCACAAGTAAGCTTTGCCCTCGCGCATGCAGACTATGCACTGATTGAACATCAAGGTGAGCACTATTTTGCAGCTCATGGGAAACCCGTGTTACCTGCAAGCAGTTTGAAAGTAGTGGGCTCGCATAATCAACAAAATGCCTTAGCTGTAATGGCATTGCTAAGCCCTTTTGACATAACAGTAGCACATTATGAGCAAGCATTCGGCGCATTTACAGGACTTGCGCACCGTTGTCAGTTTGTTGCTGAAATTAAGGGTGTAAAGTATTTTAATGATTCAAAGGCGACCAATGTCGGCGCAACTATCGCAGCCATTGAAAGCCTAGCTGACCAAGCAAAACAGTTAGTTGTTATTGCAGGTGGTGATGCGAAAGGGGCTGATTTAGATGCTCTAAAACCGTATCTAACCAACAAAGTCAAAGCCTTAGTATGTTTTGGTAAAGACGCCAAAGCACTCGTGGCACTGAGTGATAAAGGTCACTTAACCACGAATATGCATGAAGCTGTGCAGCTAGCGAAAAAACTAAGTGTTGATGGTGATATCGTACTTTTAGCGCCAGCTTGTGCGAGTATTGATATGTATAACAACTACATGCAACGCGGTGATGACTTTACGCAATGCGTATTGGCGGAGGCAGTATGA
- the mraY gene encoding phospho-N-acetylmuramoyl-pentapeptide-transferase has protein sequence MLVWLAEYLTQYYSGFNVFSYLTLRAILGILTALLISLYFGPILIRGLQKMQIGQVVRHDGPESHLSKKGTPTMGGILILGAIFTSTLLWADLSNKYVWATLFVVGSLGIVGFIDDYRKVIRKDPKGLIAKWKYFWQSVIALVVASALYFTSQQASETSLVVPFFKDVLPQLGLFYIVMTYFVIVGTSNAVNLTDGLDGLAIVPTILVASALAIIAYLTGNVNFSSYLHIPHLPLASELVVVCTAIVGAGLGFLWFNTYPAQVFMGDVGSLALGGALGIIAVLVRQELILIIMGGVFVMEALSVILQVGSYKLRGQRIFRMAPIHHHYELKGWPEPRVIVRFWIISIVLVLAGLATLKIR, from the coding sequence ATGTTAGTTTGGCTGGCAGAGTATTTAACACAATATTACAGCGGTTTTAATGTCTTTTCGTACCTAACGCTGCGCGCGATTTTAGGTATTTTAACAGCATTACTTATATCACTTTATTTTGGTCCAATATTAATCCGTGGCTTGCAAAAGATGCAAATTGGTCAAGTCGTTCGTCATGATGGACCAGAGTCTCACTTGTCGAAAAAAGGCACGCCAACCATGGGTGGCATTTTGATTCTAGGTGCTATTTTTACCAGCACATTGCTGTGGGCTGACTTATCTAATAAGTATGTTTGGGCAACTTTATTTGTTGTGGGATCATTAGGTATCGTTGGCTTTATTGATGATTACCGCAAGGTTATTCGTAAGGATCCAAAAGGACTGATTGCTAAATGGAAGTATTTTTGGCAGTCAGTCATTGCTTTAGTCGTGGCTAGTGCGTTGTATTTTACATCGCAGCAAGCAAGTGAAACGTCTTTGGTTGTGCCGTTTTTTAAAGATGTATTGCCGCAGCTAGGCTTGTTTTATATCGTCATGACTTACTTTGTAATCGTCGGCACATCGAATGCAGTAAACCTGACAGACGGCCTTGATGGTTTAGCAATTGTACCTACTATTTTAGTGGCTTCGGCACTTGCTATTATTGCTTACCTCACCGGTAATGTGAATTTCTCAAGCTACTTACATATTCCTCATTTACCACTGGCAAGTGAGCTGGTTGTGGTATGTACCGCGATTGTTGGTGCAGGCCTTGGTTTTTTATGGTTTAACACTTACCCAGCGCAAGTATTTATGGGAGATGTTGGCTCATTAGCGCTGGGCGGAGCACTTGGCATTATTGCGGTACTCGTTCGACAAGAACTTATTTTAATTATTATGGGTGGTGTATTTGTAATGGAAGCCTTATCAGTGATTTTACAGGTAGGCTCTTACAAATTACGCGGCCAACGTATTTTTAGAATGGCACCCATTCATCATCACTATGAGTTGAAAGGTTGGCCTGAGCCGCGCGTAATTGTGCGCTTTTGGATTATTTCAATTGTGCTAGTTCTTGCTGGCCTTGCTACATTGAAGATCAGGTAA
- a CDS encoding UDP-N-acetylmuramoyl-tripeptide--D-alanyl-D-alanine ligase, with translation MIPMDFDWLANVLATDYQGGNQQVKNINTDTRTLCEGDVFLALQGPNFDGHKFIAQAKEKGAIAVIVAHPVNVDIVQFVVTDTRIALGEIGSAVMAQVAPKTIAITGSVGKTTVKEMCAAILSGHGEVLSTKGNFNNDIGVPLTLLRLEPQHEYAVIELGANHIGEIAYTVAMTKPDVAVVCNVAASHLEGFGSLQGVATAKGEIYDGLKPDGVAVVNCDSDFADFWLTKLNDRNVKRFSTSKQLDYWAEGVVLDEQARASFMLCNQDKKVPVTLALPGKHNIANALIATALTTELGVSLESIASALATMGEVKGRVNVLKVSDTLTVIDDTYNANVQSVKAAIDLLSDMPGRRIFALGDMGELGEEARFYHQQVGEYAQQKGIDELYSLGVLSKSASDVFEKPNRHFSSREQLLQQLQSVLAQSQQKTTIVVKGSRSSRMELVVADLVNSQQNGNNGVSSC, from the coding sequence ATGATCCCTATGGATTTTGATTGGCTAGCAAACGTTCTAGCAACCGATTACCAAGGTGGTAATCAACAAGTTAAAAATATAAATACAGATACGCGTACCCTCTGTGAGGGAGACGTGTTTTTAGCGCTTCAAGGACCAAACTTTGATGGCCACAAATTTATAGCACAAGCCAAAGAAAAAGGGGCGATTGCCGTGATAGTGGCACATCCTGTTAATGTCGATATTGTGCAGTTTGTGGTGACTGATACACGCATTGCGCTAGGTGAAATTGGCTCAGCCGTTATGGCGCAAGTTGCACCTAAAACTATTGCGATTACAGGCAGTGTTGGTAAGACAACCGTAAAAGAAATGTGTGCGGCAATTTTGTCAGGGCACGGCGAAGTGCTTTCGACGAAAGGCAACTTTAATAATGACATTGGTGTGCCACTGACTTTATTACGCCTTGAACCACAGCATGAATATGCGGTGATTGAATTGGGCGCGAATCACATTGGTGAGATTGCTTACACTGTTGCAATGACTAAACCCGATGTTGCCGTGGTGTGTAATGTAGCAGCTTCTCACTTAGAAGGTTTTGGCTCATTACAAGGTGTAGCAACAGCAAAGGGCGAAATCTATGATGGCTTAAAGCCAGATGGTGTAGCCGTGGTTAACTGTGACAGCGATTTTGCTGATTTTTGGCTCACCAAACTAAATGATCGCAACGTAAAACGCTTTTCTACTAGCAAGCAATTAGATTATTGGGCAGAAGGTGTGGTGCTTGATGAACAAGCTCGCGCATCTTTTATGCTGTGTAATCAAGATAAAAAAGTACCTGTCACCCTTGCTCTACCTGGTAAGCACAATATTGCTAATGCACTGATTGCCACAGCCTTAACGACTGAGCTTGGCGTAAGCTTAGAAAGCATTGCATCGGCACTGGCAACCATGGGTGAAGTTAAAGGTCGTGTGAATGTACTCAAAGTCTCTGACACGCTGACTGTGATTGATGACACTTATAATGCCAATGTACAGTCTGTAAAGGCGGCGATTGATTTATTAAGTGATATGCCAGGTCGTCGCATTTTTGCACTTGGTGATATGGGCGAGCTTGGCGAAGAAGCGCGTTTTTATCATCAACAAGTCGGCGAGTACGCACAGCAAAAAGGGATTGATGAGCTATACAGCTTAGGCGTATTGAGCAAGTCAGCCAGTGATGTATTTGAAAAGCCCAACCGCCACTTCTCAAGCCGCGAACAATTACTACAACAATTGCAGAGTGTGCTTGCTCAGTCTCAGCAAAAAACCACGATAGTTGTAAAAGGGTCACGTAGTTCTCGTATGGAACTAGTCGTCGCAGATTTAGTTAATAGCCAGCAAAATGGCAACAATGGAGTATCGTCATGTTAG
- the murE gene encoding UDP-N-acetylmuramoyl-L-alanyl-D-glutamate--2,6-diaminopimelate ligase — protein sequence MRDLKPILNHIDVEANTLLVNQLRLDSRDVKPGDVFVAIKGHQLDGGQFIDKAIENGAVAIIADRLCQFESHFEPLFLITDLAKKLPALAAAFYGQPSKQLELVGVTGTNGKSTTTAMIAHLAQQCHKSAAVIGTLGYGHPDNLTPLMNTTPSSVDLQRILSELEQQHTDIVAMEVSSHGLVQQRVEHCQFKAAVFTNLSRDHLDYHGSMEAYGDAKLMLMRDHNPELVVLNQDDAQVELWLEKYDFNNLVCYGHKNLTPENARFVYFSEVTYDNTGIAAKFETSWGDAYITCALFGEFNLYNLAAALATLLGLGYPLKLLADACSTLQPVAGRMQAFSAPGQPTCIVDYAHTPDALALALQALQKHVPGGVSCVFGCGGDRDKGKRPMMAKAAEGNADRIIVTSDNPRSEDPNVIIADVIAGLEHPEQAHSEADRARAISYAIEQASADDVILIAGKGHEDYQIIGEQRIDFCDRQYVQQQLKEKSQGAQL from the coding sequence ATGCGTGATTTAAAACCGATTCTTAATCATATTGATGTTGAAGCCAATACCTTATTGGTGAATCAACTTCGTCTTGATAGCCGAGACGTAAAACCAGGCGATGTATTTGTCGCAATTAAAGGGCACCAACTTGATGGTGGCCAATTTATTGATAAAGCTATTGAAAATGGTGCTGTGGCAATCATTGCAGACCGTTTATGTCAGTTTGAGAGCCATTTTGAACCACTTTTTTTAATTACTGATTTAGCTAAGAAATTACCTGCTTTGGCCGCTGCTTTTTATGGCCAACCTTCTAAACAACTTGAATTAGTGGGTGTCACGGGCACCAATGGTAAGTCAACAACCACAGCTATGATTGCGCATTTAGCACAGCAGTGTCATAAGTCAGCTGCGGTCATAGGCACTCTAGGTTATGGTCACCCTGATAACTTAACGCCACTGATGAATACTACCCCTTCAAGTGTTGACTTACAGCGTATTCTATCTGAATTAGAACAACAGCATACTGACATTGTGGCAATGGAAGTTTCATCCCATGGCTTAGTTCAACAACGTGTTGAACATTGCCAGTTTAAGGCGGCAGTATTTACTAACCTTTCACGGGATCATTTAGACTATCATGGCTCAATGGAAGCATATGGTGACGCTAAACTGATGTTAATGCGTGACCATAATCCTGAACTTGTCGTACTGAATCAAGATGATGCGCAAGTTGAGTTGTGGTTAGAAAAATACGACTTTAATAACCTTGTTTGTTATGGACATAAAAACTTAACACCTGAAAACGCACGTTTTGTCTATTTCAGTGAAGTAACCTATGACAACACAGGTATTGCCGCTAAGTTCGAAACCAGCTGGGGCGATGCATATATTACATGCGCTTTATTTGGTGAATTCAATCTTTATAACTTGGCTGCTGCACTCGCAACGCTTCTTGGCTTAGGGTATCCACTTAAATTATTAGCCGATGCGTGTAGTACTTTGCAGCCTGTTGCAGGGCGTATGCAGGCATTTAGTGCGCCAGGCCAACCAACCTGTATTGTAGATTACGCTCACACTCCTGATGCACTGGCACTTGCATTACAAGCATTGCAAAAACATGTTCCGGGTGGCGTGAGTTGTGTATTTGGTTGCGGCGGTGACCGCGATAAAGGCAAACGCCCAATGATGGCAAAAGCTGCAGAAGGGAATGCAGACCGTATTATTGTCACCAGCGATAATCCACGCAGTGAAGATCCTAACGTGATTATTGCTGATGTTATTGCTGGGCTTGAACATCCAGAGCAAGCTCACAGTGAAGCAGATCGCGCTCGCGCAATCAGCTACGCAATAGAACAAGCAAGTGCCGATGATGTCATTCTTATTGCAGGTAAAGGCCACGAAGATTATCAAATTATTGGCGAGCAACGTATCGATTTCTGTGATCGTCAATATGTACAACAACAATTAAAAGAAAAATCGCAAGGGGCGCAGTTATGA